Below is a genomic region from Bacillus mycoides.
TGTCACAGGGGCATTAGGAATCGGTGCATCAAAAGGCGGTGACAACATTTTGTGGACTGCGTCAATTGATTTGATTGCGTGGAAAGACTTACATAACAATGAAACGATTACAAACGAAGACATACGACTTGCATGGTTGGTTGATGATGCAGAATGGAGAAAATCAAAAGACATTTTGACAGCAAATACAGTTGTAACATTACAGGTGCGCAAGTCAGAAAATTCATTGATGCTTGTTAAGGTTTTGGAAACACCATATAAAGATGATGAGTTGGAAATCATCTTACAAGATGCAATGAAACCGCTTTTTTATCATGATGAGATGATGGGTGTGTTTGAACTTGATAAAAGAGTGAAAACTTTTGAAAAGAGAATATCTTGGGCTGGTGAAGAATGTCATTTATATTTTGATTGGAGTGAAAACAAACATATGATGAAGTCTGCACTGGAAACAGCACATGCACTTTTCAAAGAGCAAGATGAATGGAAAATGAAAATGTACGCTGCAAAAGAACTGGTAGAGTTAGCAAATGAATGGCTACAAGATGATGATGAAGCAGAAATCGACGAAATTACAAAAGAAATGTTCATTAATTCCATCACATTAAGCAGCTTAAGCGTTTATTCAGAAGGTGATTTTGAAATATTCTTTTTGGATGGAGATATATTTTGGGGACATTCTATCATTGTAAGCGGAAATATTCATGAGGGGCTCTCTTCGGCTGAGATTGCAGGATAAAGTGAAAATTCCATCAGTGGGGATTTTTCTTCATCCTTACTGATGGATTATTTGAACCACTCGGGCACTTACTGCCCAAAAGTAGCGTGATAAATTGTTATAATTTTTGATTATTAGGCGTTTTCTTCTCGTCTATCTTTTCTCTTATTAAGTGAGAACTCCAAACCTCTTTAATAATTAATGAAATTTAAGGTTTACATATACGGTGGCACTTGCATAGATGTTTTAAATAATCCCTTAGAATCTGATATGGATACGTTACTTGATAGTTGGCTATCTACAATGAAATATTTAGAACCAGCACAAGCGATGGCTATACCAAGTTTTGATGAGGATCGGAGGGGTGTATCCTTTTCTCCAAATGTTTCTGGGAAGGATTATCTGAAAAGTTAAAAGAAACGAGGTCGTAATTAGACTGGAATTTACATAAAAGCTCAGATGATGTAATTAGTTATTTCGGATAAACGTGATGTGGTTTGTTAGGAGGTGAAGTTAAATGAGAAATGACTTAACATGGCCAGTACCGGATGAGCCAGTTTCAGCAGAATATATAAACAATGTGGGAAAAGAGATAGGCTATATATTTCCATGTGACTATGTAGAATGTGCTACAAATAATAATGGTTCGGCTGTGTTACCTTATAAATTTGAAATAGGCACGATAACAAAGGTATTTGGAACTTTACTTACTTATGATGTGGATAGTAGTGAGTATATCGTTAAAGTATATAATCAGTATATTTCTACTCTACCAAATGCATTGGTGCCATTCGCATTTGATCCAGCAGGAAATTTAATTTGCTTTGATTATAAAAATCATGAAGAAGATCCAATTGTCGTCTTTTGGGAACATGAGGGGGCATGGGAAAAGGAAACATTGATGGAAAGTGAAGGGATTACGGCTGAGGAAGCAGAGGAAGTAGCGAGAGAAAATGTATTCTATATTGCTAATAATTTTACGGAGTTTTTAAATAAGTTACATGATTAATAATATTATTCATATGAAATGGTTCGTATAAATGTAAGCAGCAATAAAAGGCGGGAGAATGATGGAATTAGAGCATTTAAAAAAAGATATTTGGTATGGAGAAATTTCTAATCATACAATTGAAACTCTTAAGTCTAACTTAAGGGATAGTGCAACAGAGAAAGAATCCTTTATTTTAATTAGCGAATTGTTAAAGTTAGGTGATTTCTCTGTAAAGGGGTTACTAATTGAACTTATGAATAGTACTCGAAATGAGCTTGTTTTACATTTATGCACTAGACTATTTTGTTCAGTAGCTACTCACGATGATTTATTAGAAACGAATAATTTGAAATTCCTTTCAAGTGCTTCAGAGGATGGAGTTCATAATTTTGTAGTAAGTGCTGGTGAAACTCTTTCATATCATGTAGTACCATATCTTTTAGCGTTACTAGAAGAGTGGGAAGATACCTTTGTTGAAAAAGCTATAAGAAATGAACTTTCATGGATGCTTGGAATTGAGGACGAGTATTATGAAGTACCGTTAGAAGAATTTAATGAAGCTTATTCTGTTTTTATCGAAAATAACGATACGCAAGAATATTATTATCGTAATAGACTATCTTTTCCTGGAGATTTGGCAAAGGAGTTAGTTTCGGAAGTTATGAGTTCTTTAAGAGATAGAACTACTTATAATGTTGTTACTATACCTTCCATTTTATCAATTTGGAGTGGAATCAAATGTCCTATTCAATACGATACGATAATAACAAATGAAAAAAATAGAGAGTTGATGTCATATATTGATGTTCTAACAAAGAAAGAATGGAAGATTGGTAAAAAGTATTTTTATGGACATGTAGTCGTATAAGAAAACGATACATGTGATGAATATAAAACATTCTATGGCCCCCTGTTAAGGAGTGATTTTTACTATAACGGAAAGCTTTAATTGTTGTTTAGGGGTGAATAAAATTGGAGAATATGATGGATGTACTAAGTAAAAAATACGTATTAGAGCATGGAATAAATTTTGATGAGGAACTTTGGTTTACCTCATCCAGTGATGAAGTGCTAGATAAGCCAGAAGATAAGAATGGGAAACCTTTTACTGGTTTAGCATATGAGTTATATGAAAATGGCAACCTAGCGTATTATTGTTACTATAAAGATGGTTTTAAAGAAGGGGATTATGTTAAGTTTTATCAGAGCGGAAAAGTGAAAACTACGAATTTCATGATAAAAGGACAGACAAGAGGGATACGGAAAATTTGGTATGAATGCGAAGTACTCAAATATGAAGGAGAATTTAAGTTTGGTATTTGTTTACATTATACAGAATGGGATAAACATGGGGATGTAATTAGAAAAAAAGTTGCACCGACAAAAGAGGAATTAGCATTCATCAACCGATGCTCTAAACGAGAAGATAATCCATTGATATAAAAATTACAATATGTTATTTGATAACATATTGGGCAGTTTGTAAAATTATTTAAGAGTAAATAACCATGGGGTGATGGAACTTGGTGAGAAAAGTAGAATGGCAATTTGCTGATGAAGCTGTAAATGAAGATCTTGTAAGAGAGATTAGTAATAAAATAGGCTTTAAATTTCCAATTGATTATATAAAATGTGTAGCTGTAAATAATGGTGCCAATGTAGAGCCAGAATTATTTAATGTGAATAATCACGAAAGAATTTTTGGTACTTTATTATCTTTTAATGAAAATAGTGATGAATATATAGTTGATGTATATAGTGATTTTATTAATATATTACCTAAAGAATTATTTCCTTTTGCGTTTGACCCAGCAGGAAATTTAATTTGCTTTGATTATAAAAATCATGAAGAAGATCCAATTGTCGTCTTTTGGGAACATGAGGGGGCATGGGAAAAGGAAACATTGATGGAAAGCGAAGGGATTACGGTTAAGGAAGCAGAGGAAGTAGCGAGAGAAAATGTATTTTTTGTGGCTAATCATTTTACGGAGTTTTTAAATAAGTTACATGATTAGAAGAAGTTAAATCGTAAAAAGGAAATAGTAAAGAAGATAGTGGGATGAAAAATACATATAAGCAGTGGGCGATAAAAAGCATTAAAGGATAAAATAGATGAGAAATTGTTGTTGGCAGGGAAAATGTGTATTTTATATAGAGTAAAAGGCGGAGTATAATGAAAATATGGAAAATTAATTCACAGTATGATCAATTAGAGTGTGAGAATGAAGAAGGACAAGAAATTTTTAATAACTATTTTCAAGGTCAATCAGTAATTAATACGTGGAATCCATTGCAAATGAAACTTTTAAATGAGGGGGAACCATCAGATTTATTAAGTGAAATACCACTTGTTTTTACAAAAAAAGCGATAGAAGTAGTATTTGATTTAATTAAAAGGAAAGTTGAAATTCTTCCACTTGTTCATGAACGATATGAATGTTATGCAATAAATGTATTAAATGTATTAGATTGTATTGATTATGAGAATGCGGACCCTGATGATTTTGGTGGATTTGATAAATTTGCTTTTATTACAGAGAAAATTAGGGGGGAGCATATTTTTTGTGCATTGAATACAAAGCATAAATATGGGGATTTTCCGATTGTATCTGTACAAACTTTCGTATCAAACGAATTTAAAGAGAGAGTTGCAAAAAGTGAACTAAAAGGATTTGAGTTTGAATTAGTATGGGAATCTGATGAGAAAAATGATGAACAAAAAATAGAAAATAATCCAATGATACGTCCAACGTCAATAGAAGATTTTAAGTCACATATTCAGCTGCATTATGGAATGATTACGAATCATATAGAAGCAAATACAAAAATGATTACCGATGTAGAATTATATGATGTTGGACCAAATAAAATGGTTGATTGTCATACAGTAGTAACGTATCGAAATAGCTATTTCCGTATGCCAGCTCCATCGAGTGTAGATAGTGGTTATGCAGAGCTTGTCATGCATCTACCGAAGGATTGGGATGTATCAGTATCCGCTTTGGTGAGTTCGAAATACAGTTGGCCTTTACGTCTTTTACAAGAATTTGGAGAAATGACAAGGGAATATGGATTAGGGCAATGGCTTATATTTCCGAATCAATTAGATGAAGGCAAGGGAGATTACAATGCGTCAATTCATCCATATAGTAAAGAGACGGAATTTTCTGGTGTAATGATTGTGCCACCAATTCCACAGTGTTCAGGGGCATTCAAAATGGAATTTCGTGAAGATGGTAAAAGAATAGAGGGTGACTGGCCGGTATACTTCCATACATTATTACCATTATATAAAGAAGAAATCCATTGTTATTACACAGATGGACTTGATGTATTATTACAAAAATTAATGAAAAATGGCGTTGAAGCAGCATTTGACTTTAATCGAGAGAATACGTGTAAATAAGGCAGGATCGATTGAAGAGATTTGTAGTGGAAAAGTAATAAGAATCGCTATATAACTTTATTATTAGTATTAAGGTGGGATATGAAATCCAATTATTTTTCAATTATTAATAATTCAGTAGGAAATGAAATCCTATTAATCTATAGTAGAATTTATTCAAATAATGAAACGGTATGAGGAGAGTGAAGGGAGAGAATTTAGGTATATACAGATAGGATTTATCTCTTCGGAAGATAAGGCTATTATTTTTGATAATGAAACAGGAGAAGTATTAATAGAAAACTTTGAAACAGAAGAAAAGGAGTTTCTTTCTAATTCCCTAGTTGAGTTGATAAGTAATTTAAAAATGGAGCAGAGATAATAATATGATATGCAGGAGGATAAAATGATCTCACCACAAGATTTTTTAGTGAATTGGAATGAAGAAATATACGGTTTAATTCATTATAATGAAAAAATCATTCACTCGTTTTCCTTCTCGAAAGAAACGAAAGACTTCTTAATTAAAGCAGGTTTTCCCGAGTCTGCTCCTCCATTTCTTACATTTGAATCTGCAGATAACGGTGGCGGGATAAGGTTGAGCGAGATACAAAATGAATTAGGTACGATGTATGATAAGTTTATATACTTTGGATTTACTGATAGTGGAAATCCAATCTGTATTGATGAATCTAAATCACAACTCGTATATATAGATTATGACAATAAAAATAAAGTCGTTCTTATAAATAGTACGATAGAGAAGTTTGCAGAATCTTTACTTGTCTATGTGGAATTTATAAGAGAAGTAAAGGCTGCCAATGGAAGAAAGGCTTATATTGAAAAAAATATACCTAAAGGTTTGGTGGAGTGGATTTCTAGTGCACTTCGAAAAATTGATGCAGCTGCTTTAACGGAAGGATGTTTTTGGACAGAGGAACTAGGGAGTTTTAGTGAATAAGTGTAGATAATACTAGATGGTATTTTTAATGTTGAAAAAATAAAAATACATTTAGTAACCCAATTAAATCTTAAAAGATATAAACACATCAAGAAGGTGAAAAAATGATACTACCAGAGGAGTTTCGAGAGAAATGGGATGTTAATAAAGATGGCCCACTCATTACATTTCCTGAAAAAGAATTAATAAATAAAAACTTTTCAGCTGAAGTGAAACGATTTTTGTCTATAGGAGGCTTACCGGAAACACCGCCACCATATTTAGAATTTACTTCATCTCAGTCTTTCGTAAGGTCTATTATAAATGTATTTCAAATGCCAGAAGAGTTTCGAAAATATTGATATTTAGGAACAACAAGTTCTGGAGATCCAATTTGTATAATTGAAAAACAAGAAAAAATAGTATTTCTAAATAATAGTGATGCGTATAAAGAAGTGTTTATGAATTCTTCTATACAACAATTTGCAGCATGTTTATTAGTATATTCAAAAATGATTGATAAGGCAGTAGAGATAAATGGTGAGGATGCCTTCATCGATAATAATATACCAGAGTGTACAATAAGTTGGTTGAAGGAAGAATTGAAAAAAATTGATGATAATTGTATGGAAAAGGGTTCTTTTTGGTGTATGGAAATTGAGAGCTTATATGAATAATTGGAAGTGAAAAGGGGATGTTTCGGTATTTTTATAGTTGTAAAAAGTTATTCTAAAAGGGGTATGTTGGGTGAATCATAGACGCAAGAAAAAGAAACCGAAACAAATAAGAAAAGAAGCTGTTCGGATAAAACCGATAGTAGAAGAAGAAAAACCACTAAAGAAGAGTAGCAACAAGTTGGTCGATATTCTCCTAGGTATTCTTCTTTTTCCAATTCTTATATGGGCTGTCTTGGAAGGTTGTACAACACAAGTAAGCAAAGGGAAGACTTTCCTTATTATCGTTTTCTTTCTCTTAATTGCAATAGGGTTATCTATGATAGGAAACGAATAAGGGGGAAATTCAGATGTTTAAGAAGAGGGAGAAAAAAAACATTTACGTTAGACTTGTAAACACACAAGGGGGAATTATTCGAGAGTTTGATTGTACAGAAAAAGACTTGCGAAAAGTAAAAGAAAATGGTGCTGAAATTCGTGTGGTTGGAGATAACTCATATGAGATGGTAGCAACCGATGAACAACTAGAAAAATTAGCAAGAGTCGAAGCGGAAATCGAAGCAGAAATTAAGGCATGGGAAGACGCTTTAAATGAGAGTTTGGATGAACGCGAAGAAAGAGAAGCAAGACAAAAGGAATTGAAAGCAAAGAATAAATGGAGTACAAAGAAGAAGGTAATCGTATTTGGGCTGATATTCTTTGTATTTATCGGATTATCTATTATCGAGGGGTATCAGAATAGTAAACTAGTTGAAGAAGGTACATCATTACATGCAGAAATTGTAGGTAGGCATGTAGAGGAGGAATTCATATTTACACACCCAACATTAGTAGTTGAGGTAGACGGTAAAAAGCATAATGTATGGGTAAGTGAAGAGACATATAACGGAGCAGAGTGGTTAGGTAGACTAAAAGTCATTAAAACAAAAGATGGTAAAGTGGAGAAAGACCCTAGATATGAGGGTGAAGACTTAATCACGAGTTATTAAGAGACTATATACGATTCCTATAGGAGTAGAAGGAAATGGTTTACTCAGTAAATTTTGAAGGTGGAGATGAATTACTTTTAAATGGAGAATTAAAGGAGAGTTGGCCAACATTTTATGTGTTTTTGAAAGAGTATTTCAAATGTTAAGTGTTGATGGAAGTTAACAATAAGCAGGGACACCTTAGTAATAAGTGCGAGAGGAATGACGGATAAATGAGAGTGAATGATTCAGTTTTTGGAGAGATTGAATATAATTATGCTTGGGCTAAGTGTATGCCTATAACTTTTATAGGTAATGTAACTGAGATTGATTTGATGATAGATGGTGAAGAAGATGGGAGGTTTGATGAAGGGCAGTATGTAGCGTATCAATCATTAATAAAAAATTGGGAAGAGGTACAAATAAGTTTACTACAGTCTATATTAGATTATTACAAACAAAGGCGATGTGAATTAGGATATGATATTGGAGTGCGAGAAAATTATCCATTAGTTGAAACAACTGATCAAATACTAGAGATGATCGGTTTAGAGGGTATTGTTGTTCCGTATGCAGATATTACGGAAGGACGAGAGGTTGGAATTACATTTAATTGTACGTGGGATATAGAAAATGGTGTAGGAGTTCGTTTATTAAATGAAAAGGTAATGGAAGTAGGTTATCAGGATATTATTTTTTAATATAAGTTAAAAGTAAATGAGGGGATATATAACCTGAATGAAAAAGGTGTCAATATTTCTCGAATTGACACCCAGGTATGAATCTTTTTAACATCTTACATACTTACGTTTGAAACCCATTCTTCCTCTATCAAGTTCTTTCTGAATACTCTCTGTAGCATTAAGCAAACTGCTTTTTTTATTATCACGTTTGATTTCAACTATACCAACTTCTTTTGCAATTTCGACTGCTTTTTCGTGTAGTGGTACATATGAAATTGCTACCGTGTTTAGGAAATTATTCATAGCGGATTTTGTTCGTTCTGGCGAATGATGAATTGTATCTTTCACCATTTCAAGCATATTGGAAATTTTACTTTCGGAAAATTCATTGTCTTTGCGATTTCCTAAAAGCCAACAGTAGCAACTCCAGCCGGCAGACATTTTAAGCTCGTCCCCACTCGCAATCCATTGATCAGCAACGTCTTGTGCAATATTTGACTCCGATAAAGTTACTGCTACAACATAATCAGATAGCATATAAAAATAAGCCCCATCTATCCAACGGTTAAAATCCGATTCACTCATAGCTTTTGGGTCGGCAATAATGCCTGCAAAATACATAGCATCGTAGTTGCCTGTGGCATAAAGTTCTTCAGCTAATTCTTGATTTAATTTTATTTTTTTAGCGATTGGTTTCATGGCACCTGTAGCTACGCCAAAAACTGGTTCGTGCGCACCGTTAGATATGTATATTTTTTTCGTTCTTTCCTTACCTAGAGCCTCAAGTTCTTGCATAACTGTTTTAAAATCCATAGCTGTGCACTTCCTTCCTTCATGTAAAAGCCTTTTTAAGTCTTTCATATTTCTTATGTTAATACTAATTGTATTCAAGAGGTATGTCTACTTTCTAAAGGCATCGAAACTTGGTTTGATTTTTGAATACAATAAATTGTATTTTATTGTAAATGAAAACAGAGCTTATTGAGAAGGTGGTATAATATAGAAAAAAGTGGGCGGTAAAAATATGGATAAGATTCAATTTGCGAAAAGGATTAGAGAGTCTGTAAAAAGTGGTCAATTGGACACGTTAAGAGATTTGCTTGGCAAAAATCCAGAAATGTTATCGTATGTCACACCATTTGGTACGTGGTTACATGTAGCGGCGGCCTATGGGAATTTAGAAATAATAGAATATTTAATCCATTCAGGGATAGATATTCATGCAAAGTGTGGGTCTTTTTCTACAAATGCACTTGAAAGAGCAGCTACGAAAGGGCATTTACATATTGCAGAGTACTTTATTAAACATCAAGTTGAAATGGATACTAGTGAACCGGATCGAAATCCTCTGTTTGCTGCCATATATAGTGGGCATTTTGAGATTGTTAAATTGCTAATTATGAATGGGATAGATATAACGATAAAATATTCTGGTAATAATATGAAAGAAATGGACGCTTATATGTTTGCTGTTGAAAGAGGGGAGATGGAAATTGCAGAGTATGTAAAGCGTAAGTTGAATGAGAATATATATTCATAATGGAGGACGCTATTAATGGAAGTACATGGAATGGTTTCAATATGGTTGGGTAACATGAAAACGCAAGATCAATTGGATACATATATGGATATTACGTATGATGAAGAAGGAGACGCTATACCAGCAAGATTTTTTGTTGATTTTAATATAGATATGATTGATGTAGATGAGGATTTTATTGAAAAGGAAGTGTTAGAAGAAGCAAGTGAAGACATTTCTATGTTATTAACGGGATGTTCATATGATGATAAAATATTATCTCGAATTAACGAAGTAGTTAAATTAAATAAATCCTATAATTCTATCGTTTTAATTTATAATTTTCAGTATGACAATTCGGTTAGTAATTTTGAAGGCTTTGATTTTGTAACTGCAACAAGCTATCTATAATGGTAAGAAGGTCACTGTAAGGTAAGGAAGAATGAAAAGTATGTATAGTTTTTCCAATAAATATTTGGTATGATGGTGAATGGGAAAAATATACAAGTTGTTAGTGGCTCATAAAAGGGGGGAGCGAATTGAAAAGAACGCCTGAATTCGTATTAGGTTTAATTGGTGGCATTTTGGGAATTATTATTTCCATACTATTAATAGTTGTAGCGTTTAATAGTATGGAAGGTTTTGATTACGAACTTTTAGCTTATTACTCTATTATTTTAACGGTTCAAATAGGGTTGCTTATTTTATCGTGTTTAGTAAACAAGGTTAATAATAAAGTTTATGGAGTTTGTATGATTGCGATTCCTATAGTTATGTTATTTATGTCATTATTCTTTTTACTTAT
It encodes:
- the imm47 gene encoding Imm47 family immunity protein, encoding MELEHLKKDIWYGEISNHTIETLKSNLRDSATEKESFILISELLKLGDFSVKGLLIELMNSTRNELVLHLCTRLFCSVATHDDLLETNNLKFLSSASEDGVHNFVVSAGETLSYHVVPYLLALLEEWEDTFVEKAIRNELSWMLGIEDEYYEVPLEEFNEAYSVFIENNDTQEYYYRNRLSFPGDLAKELVSEVMSSLRDRTTYNVVTIPSILSIWSGIKCPIQYDTIITNEKNRELMSYIDVLTKKEWKIGKKYFYGHVVV
- a CDS encoding DUF6985 domain-containing protein → MRVNDSVFGEIEYNYAWAKCMPITFIGNVTEIDLMIDGEEDGRFDEGQYVAYQSLIKNWEEVQISLLQSILDYYKQRRCELGYDIGVRENYPLVETTDQILEMIGLEGIVVPYADITEGREVGITFNCTWDIENGVGVRLLNEKVMEVGYQDIIF
- a CDS encoding DNA alkylation repair protein; its protein translation is MDFKTVMQELEALGKERTKKIYISNGAHEPVFGVATGAMKPIAKKIKLNQELAEELYATGNYDAMYFAGIIADPKAMSESDFNRWIDGAYFYMLSDYVVAVTLSESNIAQDVADQWIASGDELKMSAGWSCYCWLLGNRKDNEFSESKISNMLEMVKDTIHHSPERTKSAMNNFLNTVAISYVPLHEKAVEIAKEVGIVEIKRDNKKSSLLNATESIQKELDRGRMGFKRKYVRC
- a CDS encoding suppressor of fused domain protein, which produces MKIWKINSQYDQLECENEEGQEIFNNYFQGQSVINTWNPLQMKLLNEGEPSDLLSEIPLVFTKKAIEVVFDLIKRKVEILPLVHERYECYAINVLNVLDCIDYENADPDDFGGFDKFAFITEKIRGEHIFCALNTKHKYGDFPIVSVQTFVSNEFKERVAKSELKGFEFELVWESDEKNDEQKIENNPMIRPTSIEDFKSHIQLHYGMITNHIEANTKMITDVELYDVGPNKMVDCHTVVTYRNSYFRMPAPSSVDSGYAELVMHLPKDWDVSVSALVSSKYSWPLRLLQEFGEMTREYGLGQWLIFPNQLDEGKGDYNASIHPYSKETEFSGVMIVPPIPQCSGAFKMEFREDGKRIEGDWPVYFHTLLPLYKEEIHCYYTDGLDVLLQKLMKNGVEAAFDFNRENTCK
- a CDS encoding DUF4064 domain-containing protein, which produces MKRTPEFVLGLIGGILGIIISILLIVVAFNSMEGFDYELLAYYSIILTVQIGLLILSCLVNKVNNKVYGVCMIAIPIVMLFMSLFFLLIPTILQIISGSFAFRTLKLESNVG
- a CDS encoding DUF2262 domain-containing protein; amino-acid sequence: MKGMYSKLSKSSEISRFENRFSENVIEIAAVTGALGIGASKGGDNILWTASIDLIAWKDLHNNETITNEDIRLAWLVDDAEWRKSKDILTANTVVTLQVRKSENSLMLVKVLETPYKDDELEIILQDAMKPLFYHDEMMGVFELDKRVKTFEKRISWAGEECHLYFDWSENKHMMKSALETAHALFKEQDEWKMKMYAAKELVELANEWLQDDDEAEIDEITKEMFINSITLSSLSVYSEGDFEIFFLDGDIFWGHSIIVSGNIHEGLSSAEIAG
- a CDS encoding immunity 22 family protein encodes the protein MEVHGMVSIWLGNMKTQDQLDTYMDITYDEEGDAIPARFFVDFNIDMIDVDEDFIEKEVLEEASEDISMLLTGCSYDDKILSRINEVVKLNKSYNSIVLIYNFQYDNSVSNFEGFDFVTATSYL
- a CDS encoding SMI1/KNR4 family protein, which produces MRKVEWQFADEAVNEDLVREISNKIGFKFPIDYIKCVAVNNGANVEPELFNVNNHERIFGTLLSFNENSDEYIVDVYSDFINILPKELFPFAFDPAGNLICFDYKNHEEDPIVVFWEHEGAWEKETLMESEGITVKEAEEVARENVFFVANHFTEFLNKLHD
- a CDS encoding SUKH-4 family immunity protein — protein: MISPQDFLVNWNEEIYGLIHYNEKIIHSFSFSKETKDFLIKAGFPESAPPFLTFESADNGGGIRLSEIQNELGTMYDKFIYFGFTDSGNPICIDESKSQLVYIDYDNKNKVVLINSTIEKFAESLLVYVEFIREVKAANGRKAYIEKNIPKGLVEWISSALRKIDAAALTEGCFWTEELGSFSE
- a CDS encoding ankyrin repeat domain-containing protein, whose protein sequence is MDKIQFAKRIRESVKSGQLDTLRDLLGKNPEMLSYVTPFGTWLHVAAAYGNLEIIEYLIHSGIDIHAKCGSFSTNALERAATKGHLHIAEYFIKHQVEMDTSEPDRNPLFAAIYSGHFEIVKLLIMNGIDITIKYSGNNMKEMDAYMFAVERGEMEIAEYVKRKLNENIYS
- a CDS encoding SMI1/KNR4 family protein, with amino-acid sequence MRNDLTWPVPDEPVSAEYINNVGKEIGYIFPCDYVECATNNNGSAVLPYKFEIGTITKVFGTLLTYDVDSSEYIVKVYNQYISTLPNALVPFAFDPAGNLICFDYKNHEEDPIVVFWEHEGAWEKETLMESEGITAEEAEEVARENVFYIANNFTEFLNKLHD
- a CDS encoding toxin-antitoxin system YwqK family antitoxin translates to MDVLSKKYVLEHGINFDEELWFTSSSDEVLDKPEDKNGKPFTGLAYELYENGNLAYYCYYKDGFKEGDYVKFYQSGKVKTTNFMIKGQTRGIRKIWYECEVLKYEGEFKFGICLHYTEWDKHGDVIRKKVAPTKEELAFINRCSKREDNPLI
- a CDS encoding SecY-interacting protein Syd, whose amino-acid sequence is MKRYEESEGREFRYIQIGFISSEDKAIIFDNETGEVLIENFETEEKEFLSNSLVELISNLKMEQR